In Oryza sativa Japonica Group chromosome 8, ASM3414082v1, the sequence AACAGAAAAAAGGGCTAAAATGCAAGATATCCCTCATCATGAAGAAAGGTTACTAGATTATCGCGAGGAGAAATCCCGTGATGGCCAAGATAAACTTCTCATGGAAGTCGAACAATCTATGGCAACAGATAAGAATACCAAGGTATTCTCAGATAAGATTTTGATCTCAGCAGATCCTGCTTCGAGCATGGTTGCTTTCCACATAAATATCAATAACCTATTGCAATCTTTCCCACATAATAAACCATCATCATCCACAAAAAGGCATGATATCATTCCCCAAACACCATACATACTGCATAATCATCCTAATTTATTCCTTCCACAATATATACTCCGGACTCAGCCAAAAGCACCATGTAGATCTTGTGCCTACAAAGATTCTTGCAAAAAGAAACTTAAAAGCCAAAATCCCATGAGTACTACATACGAAAATCTCCAACCCAGATTAAGCTTCAAAACGGAACAAACTTTATCCTGCTTTGGGCAAGACATCCTCGATCTTGTTTGGCAAAAGTTTAAGGAgagacaaatgaaaatattccTTGGACTCCAAGATTATTTCTTTGATCTTTtagaagggagagaaagaaacccAGCCATACGAGTAATCATATATATGCTCCCTCTCTTAAGACTAGATAATCAGGCAATTTCTGACCCATCCTATAGATTCCTGGTTCTCAAAGCTGAGATAAATCTTCAAAGATTCCGGAACCTACCCACATACAACCATGAAGAAATATCTCTCCAAACCATTATAGATCATGGTCTTGTGAATTCCATATATGCAACCCTCGATCAGATCCTTCAATCTGATTTAGGAAATGCTGTGAAAGATGTCTGCAGGAGACTTGGACATGGAAGATACAGGATTATCTTCTCCTCAATACCACCAAAATTCACACCACCTGTTCGTCCAgcaattcattatatatatatcatgaaggGACAATTTAATTTTCAAGAAGAC encodes:
- the LOC136351639 gene encoding uncharacterized protein; the encoded protein is MASQKSEWLTNMSSWRLPQLPRGHGERFNHNFRITELQQGLLNLLWQTKNKKEKAHALNGLAYYFKNFVPSDQKITEKRAKMQDIPHHEERLLDYREEKSRDGQDKLLMEVEQSMATDKNTKVFSDKILISADPASSMVAFHININNLLQSFPHNKPSSSTKRHDIIPQTPYILHNHPNLFLPQYILRTQPKAPCRSCAYKDSCKKKLKSQNPMSTTYENLQPRLSFKTEQTLSCFGQDILDLVWQKFKERQMKIFLGLQDYFFDLLEGRERNPAIRVIIYMLPLLRLDNQAISDPSYRFLVLKAEINLQRFRNLPTYNHEEISLQTIIDHGLVNSIYATLDQILQSDLGNAVKDVCRRLGHGRYRIIFSSIPPKFTPPVRPAIHYIYIMKGQFNFQEDGLSKLSDEEEEIYTTVANHENWRLFSEAAEIEEAITTDYEYQLVFQNKITRIFISKFYNPSYEYFKGAGRIIKPDFGNECSKKSYYRNLAQWFQKTEPSEIDTVQSAPMIINEDNE